One Streptomyces sp. NBC_01217 genomic region harbors:
- a CDS encoding Rv1733c family protein: protein MTTRTRGRPMDGSGRMKRRFWRWHNNPLRRRYDILEAWTMLAVWALIAVGGTAAGLVTAHAADEVFAKQRADRHPVRAVLLDDVPRSVTGDGRNGDKIVAPVRWTDPDGFAHTDKALVNTGLKAGSRIVVWMDGRGEITTEPPTSTEAAVEAGVLAIAAALAFAGLAFGAGTLARWSLDQRRIDQWDKEWDLVGPQWGHKTR, encoded by the coding sequence GTGACGACGCGGACGAGAGGCAGACCGATGGACGGCAGCGGGCGTATGAAGCGGCGGTTCTGGCGATGGCACAACAACCCGCTCCGGCGGCGCTACGACATCCTCGAAGCCTGGACCATGCTGGCCGTGTGGGCGCTCATCGCTGTGGGCGGTACCGCCGCCGGCCTGGTGACGGCCCATGCTGCCGACGAGGTGTTCGCCAAGCAGCGCGCCGATCGGCATCCCGTGCGCGCTGTTCTCCTCGACGACGTCCCACGAAGCGTGACCGGGGACGGAAGGAACGGCGACAAGATAGTCGCGCCAGTCCGATGGACAGACCCTGACGGCTTTGCCCACACCGACAAGGCCCTGGTGAACACCGGTCTGAAGGCCGGATCCAGAATCGTCGTCTGGATGGACGGCCGGGGCGAGATCACTACCGAACCACCGACTTCCACGGAAGCAGCCGTCGAAGCCGGCGTCCTGGCCATCGCGGCCGCGCTCGCCTTCGCCGGCCTCGCCTTCGGCGCCGGAACTCTCGCACGGTGGAGTCTCGACCAGCGGCGCATCGACCAATGGGACAAGGAGTGGGACCTGGTGGGCCCACAGTGGGGCCACAAGACCAGGTGA
- a CDS encoding phosphodiester glycosidase family protein: protein MVLNHRRTRPWLVVLATATALAAAPAIAYADSGPVAPIVVAPANVDPVTGVPVNGDRINGAPVTGAPVGGAPVGGAPVTGGIPLTNTSEKIGPGINLQHVKALDQKGWYDAQFLTVDLSNRAVGTDLLTSGPVASGGPLSEAANKAGAVAGVNGEFFDIGNSNAALGGEVQNGELIKSADISGRQHVGVTKGGIAQLVDLAVNANAYFAGADHKVLSLNAANGGGVPADGLIAFTSAWGDYNRNRGMTGVANDQIAEVLVKNGSVVSVTPNGPAGSGTIADNGFVLVGRGASATALRALQPGDPVKLDYDLADSAAKTMKFALGHGGTIVSGGKVVSGLDTSIAPRTALGFKNGGKTLVLATWDGPGGTGKGGVGIDKEARDLAAMGVETAVNLDGGGSTTMVARALGEDAATVRNVPSDGQERNDPNGVGVFVAKGDGRLDQLLVRPAPGAASADGGVKVFPGLHRSLVAEGVDNHATPVTVDPKSVQWNANGAPVKRGMLTAPAHADRTITVRAHVRNNKAEEKVSVLGTLNSVEMSSQRLSIADATPDNAVTVSVTGRDAQGYTAPIDPQDLSLDYDHSVVDIKSVDGKLSITPLTNAGTVLKASVGGKSVQLPITVGVQTKTVYDFDDDVLAHWVNNSTAATTFSAAPDGLRIDFNAMRNVGIAVKSAAGRIPVPGQPLRLRVRLKSSISVPNGLTYIGYVDADGKSNGSYGTGLIASDDWQNASFTLPANTKFPIAVSGFQGINTSAAQQKAGTFVLDRVEADVPTSIDQPTQPAQPDLQPDPLVSYDGSLLRGHDTWKFATLSDVQFTADNPALTEVATAAIQRIRKTDPDLIVLNGDVTDRGLPQDLSLARKVLTDAGCDLIPVGQEPAANSTPNPKSGSVPCYYVPGNHESYGLNNVQQDLTNFTKEFGRPYRTFDHKGTRFILLASSVGSLRGTAWDQLPMLQKALADAKNDGSVHNVMVFAHHPVDDPAETKSSQLGDRDEAALIEQMLTDFRGSTDKGAAMVGSHAQIANVHRLEGVPYTVLPSSGKDPYGTPDRGGFTGWVNWSVDADRSANEQWLQTDVRAFAQSITLNTPASVEAGETAQLSGSIVQPQGVGTGTRVVPLRYPMSVHWSGSSNLAIGSGKHAIDQARDKGKVAILDPRTRTLTALRSGSVTVSVTNDSMRAYTDDSSLAPITTSKTIEVRRAASK from the coding sequence ATGGTCTTGAACCATCGGCGTACGAGACCATGGCTGGTCGTGCTCGCCACGGCGACCGCACTGGCCGCCGCACCTGCCATCGCGTACGCGGACAGCGGCCCCGTCGCACCAATCGTCGTTGCTCCGGCCAACGTTGATCCGGTCACCGGTGTGCCCGTCAACGGGGACCGGATCAACGGTGCGCCGGTCACCGGTGCGCCCGTCGGCGGTGCGCCCGTCGGCGGTGCGCCCGTCACCGGCGGAATCCCCTTGACCAACACGTCCGAGAAGATCGGCCCGGGGATCAACCTCCAGCACGTGAAGGCGCTCGACCAGAAGGGCTGGTACGACGCGCAGTTCCTGACCGTGGACCTGTCCAACCGCGCGGTCGGCACGGACCTGCTGACCTCCGGACCAGTCGCGTCCGGCGGGCCGCTGAGCGAGGCCGCCAACAAGGCCGGTGCCGTCGCGGGCGTCAACGGCGAGTTCTTCGACATCGGCAACTCCAACGCGGCGCTCGGGGGCGAGGTCCAGAACGGAGAGCTGATCAAGTCCGCCGACATCAGCGGCCGTCAGCACGTGGGTGTCACCAAGGGCGGCATCGCCCAGCTCGTGGACCTCGCGGTCAACGCGAACGCGTACTTCGCGGGTGCGGACCACAAGGTGCTGTCGCTCAACGCCGCGAACGGCGGCGGGGTCCCCGCGGACGGTCTGATCGCGTTCACGTCGGCGTGGGGCGACTACAACCGCAACCGCGGCATGACAGGCGTGGCCAACGACCAGATCGCCGAGGTGCTGGTCAAGAACGGCTCGGTCGTGTCGGTCACGCCGAACGGTCCCGCGGGCTCGGGGACCATCGCGGACAACGGCTTCGTGCTCGTCGGGCGCGGTGCCTCAGCGACCGCGCTCCGCGCGCTGCAGCCCGGCGACCCGGTGAAACTCGACTACGATCTCGCCGACAGCGCTGCCAAGACGATGAAGTTCGCGCTCGGCCACGGCGGCACCATCGTTTCCGGCGGCAAGGTCGTCAGTGGCCTCGACACCTCGATCGCCCCGCGTACCGCGCTCGGCTTCAAGAACGGCGGCAAGACGCTCGTTCTCGCCACCTGGGACGGCCCGGGCGGCACCGGCAAGGGCGGCGTCGGGATCGACAAGGAGGCGCGTGACCTCGCCGCGATGGGCGTGGAGACCGCGGTCAACCTCGACGGCGGCGGCTCCACCACGATGGTCGCCCGCGCGCTCGGCGAGGACGCCGCGACCGTCCGCAACGTCCCGTCCGACGGCCAGGAGCGCAACGACCCGAACGGCGTGGGAGTGTTCGTCGCGAAGGGCGACGGCAGGCTGGACCAGCTCCTCGTCAGGCCCGCGCCAGGTGCGGCGTCGGCCGACGGTGGCGTGAAGGTCTTCCCGGGACTGCACCGCAGCCTCGTCGCGGAGGGCGTCGACAACCACGCGACGCCTGTGACGGTCGACCCGAAGTCCGTGCAGTGGAACGCGAACGGAGCACCCGTCAAGCGCGGCATGCTCACGGCCCCGGCCCATGCGGATCGCACGATCACGGTCCGTGCGCATGTGCGTAACAACAAGGCGGAGGAGAAGGTCTCCGTCCTCGGCACGCTCAACAGCGTGGAGATGTCGTCCCAGCGCTTGTCGATCGCCGACGCGACGCCTGACAACGCTGTCACCGTCTCTGTGACCGGCCGTGACGCCCAGGGCTACACGGCTCCGATCGACCCGCAGGACCTCTCGCTCGACTACGATCACAGCGTCGTCGACATCAAGTCCGTGGACGGCAAGCTGAGCATCACCCCGCTCACCAACGCGGGGACGGTCCTCAAGGCCTCGGTCGGCGGCAAGTCGGTCCAGCTCCCGATCACGGTCGGCGTGCAGACCAAGACGGTCTACGACTTCGACGACGATGTGCTCGCCCACTGGGTCAACAACAGCACCGCGGCCACGACGTTCTCTGCGGCCCCCGACGGCCTGCGGATCGACTTCAACGCGATGCGCAACGTGGGCATCGCGGTGAAGTCGGCGGCCGGGCGCATCCCGGTGCCCGGGCAGCCGCTTCGCCTGCGGGTGCGGCTCAAGTCGAGCATCAGCGTACCGAACGGTCTGACCTACATCGGCTACGTCGATGCGGACGGCAAGAGCAACGGCTCCTACGGCACCGGCCTGATCGCGAGCGACGACTGGCAGAACGCGTCGTTCACGCTGCCGGCGAACACGAAGTTCCCGATCGCGGTGTCGGGCTTCCAGGGCATCAACACGAGCGCCGCGCAGCAGAAGGCAGGCACGTTCGTCCTGGACCGCGTCGAGGCCGATGTCCCGACGTCGATCGACCAGCCCACCCAGCCCGCCCAGCCCGACCTGCAGCCCGACCCGCTCGTCTCCTACGACGGCTCGCTGCTCCGGGGCCACGACACGTGGAAGTTCGCCACGCTGTCGGACGTGCAGTTCACCGCCGACAACCCGGCGTTGACCGAGGTCGCGACGGCCGCCATCCAGCGGATCCGCAAGACCGATCCGGACCTGATCGTCCTCAACGGTGACGTCACCGACCGCGGCCTGCCGCAGGACCTCTCCCTTGCCCGCAAGGTACTCACCGACGCCGGGTGCGACCTCATACCGGTCGGCCAGGAGCCGGCGGCGAACAGCACGCCGAACCCGAAGTCCGGCTCGGTCCCGTGCTACTACGTGCCGGGCAACCACGAGTCCTACGGCCTCAACAACGTCCAGCAGGACCTGACGAACTTCACCAAGGAGTTCGGCCGGCCGTACCGGACGTTCGACCACAAGGGCACGCGATTCATCCTGCTCGCCAGCTCCGTCGGATCACTGCGCGGGACGGCGTGGGACCAGCTCCCGATGCTCCAGAAGGCACTCGCCGACGCAAAGAACGACGGCTCGGTCCACAACGTCATGGTGTTCGCCCACCACCCGGTGGACGACCCTGCCGAGACGAAGTCCAGCCAGCTCGGCGACCGCGACGAGGCCGCGCTCATCGAGCAGATGCTCACGGACTTCCGTGGCTCCACGGACAAGGGCGCCGCGATGGTCGGATCCCACGCCCAGATCGCCAATGTCCACCGCCTTGAGGGCGTCCCGTACACGGTGCTGCCGTCGTCGGGCAAGGACCCGTACGGCACGCCGGACCGCGGTGGCTTCACCGGGTGGGTCAACTGGTCGGTCGACGCGGACCGGAGCGCGAACGAGCAGTGGCTCCAGACCGATGTCCGCGCCTTCGCGCAGTCCATCACGCTCAACACCCCGGCCTCGGTCGAGGCCGGCGAGACCGCGCAGCTCTCGGGCAGCATCGTGCAGCCGCAGGGCGTGGGGACGGGCACCCGTGTGGTGCCGCTGCGGTACCCGATGTCCGTCCACTGGAGCGGCTCGTCCAACCTGGCGATCGGCAGCGGGAAGCACGCCATCGACCAGGCCCGCGACAAGGGCAAGGTCGCGATCCTCGACCCGCGGACCCGGACGCTCACCGCGCTGCGCAGTGGCTCGGTGACCGTGTCGGTGACGAACGACTCGATGCGCGCCTACACCGACGACAGCTCGCTCGCGCCGATCACGACCTCGAAGACCATCGAGGTCCGGCGGGCCGCGTCCAAGTGA
- a CDS encoding transposase family protein, whose amino-acid sequence MARRLLDGILVRTRRRTGTTNRKNCSGRHTAHGLLFLALTDTRGHLIRISAANPGRSSEITTARHNKLTAHLREAGLGALAELGFVGPDEDPDDNPVIITGCNATRNHQLTYAEKEANGLLSRERAPVEHGFANLETQRFLATVRMNARHATTRLRTLLVLANTEGPEVTDDLRHAIMPTTGTSTPLPTHTSPMTCEIRWERPH is encoded by the coding sequence ATGGCGCGTCGTCTGCTGGACGGCATTCTCGTGCGCACCCGTCGCCGTACCGGAACCACGAACCGTAAGAACTGCAGCGGCAGACACACGGCCCACGGCCTGCTGTTCCTCGCGCTCACCGACACCCGCGGCCACCTGATCCGGATCTCCGCGGCCAACCCCGGACGCTCCAGCGAGATCACCACAGCGCGGCACAACAAGCTCACCGCGCACCTGCGCGAGGCCGGACTCGGAGCTCTGGCCGAACTCGGCTTCGTCGGCCCGGACGAGGACCCCGACGACAACCCGGTGATCATCACCGGCTGCAATGCCACCCGCAACCACCAGCTCACCTACGCCGAGAAGGAGGCAAACGGCCTGCTCAGCCGCGAACGCGCTCCCGTCGAACATGGCTTCGCGAACCTCGAGACCCAGCGATTCCTGGCCACGGTCCGGATGAACGCCCGGCACGCGACGACCCGCCTGCGGACCCTCCTCGTCCTGGCGAACACCGAGGGTCCAGAGGTGACAGACGATCTCCGCCACGCGATCATGCCCACCACCGGCACGAGTACGCCACTCCCGACCCACACCAGCCCCATGACCTGCGAAATCAGGTGGGAACGACCTCATTGA
- a CDS encoding RNA polymerase sigma factor, with protein sequence MDEALLRSLTPSVLTVLVRRGADFAAAEDAVQDALVEALRVWAADPSPSSRLRSGRGDPIRDAKGWLVTVAWRKFLDATRADAARRRREDRVEEEPAPGPTPAVDDTLQLYFLCAHPSLTPASAVALTLRAVGGLTTRQIAEAYLVPEATMAQRISRAKRTVSGARFDRPGDVATVLRVLYLVFNEGYSGDVDLAAEAIRLTRQLAARIDHPEVAGLLALMLLHHARRAARTASDGSLVPLAEQDRGRWDTALIAEGIGILQAALARDRLGEFQAQAAIAALHADAPTAEETDWVQIVEWYDELTRLTDSPVVRLNRAVAVGEADGPRSGLAALAALDASLPRHTAVAAYLHERDGDLGTAARLYAEAAHKAPNLAERDHLTRQAARLNARRCR encoded by the coding sequence ATGGACGAGGCCCTGCTCAGGAGCCTCACGCCGAGCGTGCTCACCGTCCTCGTCCGCCGCGGAGCCGACTTCGCGGCGGCCGAGGACGCCGTGCAGGACGCTCTGGTCGAGGCGCTCCGGGTCTGGGCCGCCGACCCTTCCCCAAGCTCTCGGCTTCGCTCGGGCAGGGGAGACCCCATTCGCGATGCCAAGGGCTGGCTGGTCACCGTGGCCTGGCGCAAGTTCCTCGACGCGACCCGCGCCGACGCCGCCCGCCGACGGCGTGAGGACCGCGTCGAGGAGGAGCCGGCGCCCGGGCCGACGCCTGCAGTGGACGACACGCTCCAGCTCTACTTCCTGTGCGCCCACCCGTCGCTGACCCCGGCATCGGCGGTCGCACTCACGCTGCGCGCCGTCGGCGGGCTGACCACCCGCCAGATCGCTGAGGCCTACCTGGTGCCCGAGGCGACCATGGCGCAGCGCATCAGCCGGGCCAAGCGCACCGTCTCCGGCGCGCGCTTCGACCGTCCCGGCGACGTCGCCACCGTGCTGCGCGTCCTCTACCTCGTCTTCAACGAGGGCTACTCCGGTGACGTCGACCTCGCCGCCGAGGCCATCCGGCTCACCCGGCAGCTCGCGGCCCGCATCGACCACCCCGAGGTGGCCGGGCTGCTCGCCCTCATGCTGCTCCACCATGCCCGGCGTGCCGCCCGGACCGCGTCCGACGGCAGCCTGGTGCCGCTCGCCGAGCAGGACCGCGGCAGGTGGGACACTGCGTTGATCGCCGAGGGCATCGGGATCCTCCAGGCGGCCCTCGCCCGCGACAGGCTGGGCGAGTTCCAGGCCCAGGCCGCCATCGCGGCCCTCCACGCCGACGCGCCCACCGCCGAGGAGACCGACTGGGTGCAGATCGTCGAGTGGTACGACGAGCTCACGCGCCTGACCGACAGCCCTGTCGTCCGGCTCAACCGCGCGGTCGCCGTCGGGGAGGCCGACGGACCGCGCTCCGGCCTGGCGGCGCTCGCGGCGCTGGACGCCTCACTGCCCCGCCACACCGCGGTGGCGGCGTACCTCCACGAGCGCGACGGCGACCTGGGGACGGCGGCACGGCTGTACGCCGAGGCGGCCCACAAGGCACCCAACCTCGCCGAGCGCGACCACCTGACGCGCCAGGCCGCCCGGCTCAACGCCCGCCGTTGTCGCTGA
- a CDS encoding YciI family protein, with translation MAKYLLLKHYRGAPASVNDVPMDQWSPEEISAHVQYMNDFAARLEKTGEFVDGQALAPEGAWVRYDGEGRPPVTDGPFAETKDLIAGWMIIDVDSYERAVELAGELSAAPGAGGKPIHEWLEVRPFLAAPPTITE, from the coding sequence ATGGCCAAGTACCTGCTGCTGAAGCACTACCGAGGCGCCCCGGCTTCGGTCAACGACGTGCCGATGGACCAGTGGAGCCCGGAGGAGATCTCGGCGCATGTGCAGTACATGAACGACTTCGCGGCCCGGCTGGAGAAGACTGGAGAGTTCGTCGACGGTCAGGCGCTCGCCCCCGAGGGAGCGTGGGTCCGCTACGACGGTGAGGGGCGGCCGCCGGTCACCGACGGACCGTTCGCGGAGACCAAGGACCTCATCGCCGGCTGGATGATCATTGACGTCGACAGCTACGAGCGCGCCGTCGAGCTGGCCGGGGAGCTGTCGGCCGCCCCTGGGGCGGGCGGCAAGCCGATCCACGAGTGGCTGGAGGTGCGCCCGTTCCTGGCCGCGCCGCCCACCATCACGGAGTGA